One Kitasatospora sp. NBC_01266 genomic window carries:
- a CDS encoding helix-turn-helix domain-containing protein — protein MSEESARLARALVEFREAEGISERELARRTWLSHATIRTFERDRAGLPTPTVARTFEEVLGWAPGSIKATPSEATGLVSSADSSSGLK, from the coding sequence ATGAGTGAGGAATCGGCACGACTGGCGCGAGCCCTCGTCGAGTTCCGTGAGGCCGAAGGCATCTCGGAGCGCGAGCTCGCACGACGTACCTGGCTGAGTCACGCGACCATCAGGACCTTCGAACGCGACCGCGCGGGCCTGCCCACTCCGACCGTGGCCCGAACGTTCGAGGAAGTCCTCGGCTGGGCTCCGGGGAGCATCAAGGCCACGCCGTCCGAGGCGACGGGCCTTGTGTCATCGGCCGATTCGAGCTCAGGCCTCAAGTAG
- a CDS encoding tetratricopeptide repeat protein has protein sequence MAPSERLLGAEHTKTIHARCLLAFAYCWAGRIEEATALGQQTRADCQRRFGTRHPLTITASSAVALTYWRAGRVLEAVALGEEIVASSGHLLGRHHPYTLVARAAVALAYRWAGRIGEAVALGEQVVADSEQFLGERHLDTVIARAALAFSYRWAGRASDAIALEERVVADCESLLGPLCQPWVRRPALSG, from the coding sequence GTGGCCCCCAGCGAGCGACTTCTGGGCGCGGAGCACACCAAGACCATCCACGCCCGGTGCCTCTTGGCCTTCGCCTACTGCTGGGCGGGCCGCATCGAAGAAGCAACCGCACTCGGTCAGCAGACCCGAGCCGACTGTCAGCGACGGTTCGGAACGCGGCACCCCCTGACCATCACCGCGAGTTCCGCCGTCGCCTTGACCTACTGGCGAGCCGGACGTGTCCTCGAAGCAGTCGCCCTCGGGGAAGAGATAGTGGCCAGCTCCGGGCACCTGCTGGGCCGCCACCACCCGTACACACTCGTCGCCCGCGCTGCCGTGGCCCTGGCCTACCGGTGGGCAGGACGGATCGGGGAGGCCGTCGCCCTCGGGGAACAGGTCGTGGCCGACTCCGAGCAGTTCCTGGGCGAAAGGCACCTCGACACCGTCATCGCCCGCGCTGCACTCGCCTTCTCCTACCGGTGGGCAGGCCGCGCCAGCGACGCAATCGCCCTCGAGGAACGGGTGGTAGCCGACTGCGAGTCTCTTCTGGGCCCTCTCTGTCAGCCTTGGGTGAGACGTCCCGCTTTGTCGGGTTAG
- a CDS encoding IS3 family transposase, with amino-acid sequence MDEAFAAVEHELGVTAACRLTGRSRATHYRSLKPTPVREPRSPQVQPSALTAEERDAVMELMNSPEYAELAPAQIWARELDTGHYHCSVSTMYRILRERGQSGERRRQATHPAKTVPELVADGPSQVFTWDITKAAGPSKGIWYHAYVIIDIFSRYIVGHTVEAAESAERAEELIRDTITRNGIVPETVHADRGTSMTSKKVSQLLIDLGVTRSHSRPKVSNDNPYSEAQFKTTKYMSDYPERFESLAHAREWFDAFISYYNHEHRHSGIGLHTPASVHFGTAEEIRDQRAVTLAEAYTRHPERFGRRPRPPEIPKTAWINDPAKRREPAPQTS; translated from the coding sequence GTGGACGAGGCGTTCGCCGCCGTCGAACACGAGCTGGGCGTCACAGCCGCGTGCCGGCTGACCGGCCGCTCCCGGGCCACCCACTACCGCAGCCTGAAGCCGACGCCCGTGCGCGAGCCAAGGTCGCCGCAGGTCCAGCCGTCGGCCCTGACGGCCGAAGAGCGTGACGCGGTAATGGAGTTGATGAACAGCCCCGAGTACGCCGAGCTGGCGCCCGCGCAGATCTGGGCCCGTGAGCTGGACACCGGGCACTACCACTGCTCGGTCTCCACGATGTACCGGATCCTGCGTGAGCGGGGGCAGTCCGGTGAGCGCCGCCGCCAGGCCACCCACCCGGCCAAGACGGTGCCCGAACTGGTCGCCGACGGCCCGTCGCAGGTCTTCACCTGGGACATCACCAAAGCGGCCGGCCCAAGCAAGGGCATCTGGTACCACGCCTACGTCATCATCGACATCTTCAGCCGCTACATCGTCGGCCACACCGTCGAGGCGGCCGAATCAGCCGAGCGAGCCGAGGAGTTGATCCGCGACACCATCACGCGCAACGGCATCGTCCCCGAGACCGTGCACGCCGACCGCGGCACCTCCATGACCTCCAAGAAGGTCTCCCAGCTGCTGATCGACCTCGGCGTCACCAGAAGCCATTCGCGCCCGAAGGTCTCCAACGACAACCCCTACAGCGAAGCCCAGTTCAAGACCACCAAGTACATGTCCGACTATCCCGAACGGTTCGAATCCCTGGCCCACGCCCGCGAATGGTTCGACGCCTTCATCTCGTACTACAACCACGAGCACAGGCACTCAGGCATCGGACTACACACGCCCGCCAGCGTCCACTTCGGCACCGCCGAGGAGATCCGCGACCAGCGGGCCGTCACCCTCGCCGAGGCCTACACACGCCACCCCGAACGCTTCGGCCGCCGCCCCAGACCACCCGAGATCCCGAAGACAGCGTGGATCAACGACCCCGCCAAGCGCAGGGAACCCGCACCACAAACCTCATAG
- a CDS encoding tetratricopeptide repeat protein, protein MRSRTNLAAAYREADRIDEAVSLGKQVVADSERYLGDLHPETWRARSDLAASYLKAEQTAEAVALLEQVASDAQHLLGDDHVDTWHARAALSAAYRAAGSIKEALTLGERVAADSGSLLGDYHPDTWRARSSLAASYLKAGRHADAINGLKQVGIRSEQLLGDLHPYTLRSRAALALALQEVGQAEEASKLEEQVLAAMAQTHGDRHASTLRACYDLLAPYGEAGRAGEGMTLLERFTADSERLLSDYARTREGHDVVSHSRR, encoded by the coding sequence CTGAGGTCCCGTACGAACCTGGCAGCCGCCTACCGGGAAGCCGACCGGATCGACGAAGCCGTCTCCCTGGGCAAGCAAGTGGTGGCCGACTCCGAGCGATATCTGGGCGACCTGCATCCCGAGACCTGGCGCGCGCGGTCCGACCTCGCAGCCTCCTACCTGAAGGCCGAACAGACGGCAGAGGCCGTTGCCCTGCTGGAGCAAGTCGCCAGCGACGCGCAGCATCTCCTAGGCGATGATCACGTCGACACCTGGCACGCTCGGGCCGCTCTGTCCGCCGCGTACCGAGCAGCCGGAAGCATCAAGGAAGCCCTGACCCTCGGAGAAAGGGTCGCCGCGGACTCCGGAAGCCTCCTCGGCGACTACCACCCCGACACCTGGCGTGCCCGCTCCTCCCTGGCGGCTTCCTATCTGAAGGCTGGACGCCACGCCGACGCCATCAACGGCCTGAAACAGGTCGGGATTCGCTCCGAGCAGCTCCTTGGAGACCTTCACCCGTACACCCTGCGTTCCCGGGCCGCTCTGGCCCTTGCCCTGCAAGAGGTAGGACAAGCCGAGGAGGCCAGCAAGCTCGAGGAGCAAGTCCTCGCCGCCATGGCGCAGACCCACGGTGACCGTCACGCATCAACACTGCGCGCCTGCTACGACCTGCTCGCCCCGTACGGCGAAGCAGGCAGGGCAGGAGAAGGAATGACTCTGCTTGAACGCTTCACCGCCGACTCCGAACGCCTGCTCAGCGACTACGCACGCACACGCGAGGGGCACGATGTGGTGAGCCATTCGCGCAGGTAG
- a CDS encoding RHS repeat-associated core domain-containing protein, which yields MLLLPLTTWTASSGTQPSQYQAVQINGGTSGVAYTFTNDAQGNRVTTSSSGATIRTATWDINNHLPQLATETNATGAVTGDYGYDPLGLPQSQRTSGATSYDHHDWLGSITDLTDANGIQQTRMSYDAFGQQTTTAITSNAPTSAFGFAGQYNDPTLTGNQDDRAREYNPSTGRFTGRDPLSASAPYGSAYAYAANAPTLHTDPSGMAPTDPDDPNDVPSLGDLDPENMSPWQAIGSGLKAGFKMPFQFVGDIWDAFTGQNGGAHGFVDKYLPINQARAEYIAAAKLRSFGCNNVADLVQKHADELSTQVVLNLLGGLDSWASRAFGDREPWSSAVAGSGSGAAAAVPDVQDLGAMTNLGETSIWELSSRDKGLAFEEHMGFSNLPAGYKAFDQFEPDTGIALSLKSMDTTLPSFQRAGMFFQRLKSAIDDAKNYDGDERRNPGVLTPDMIKQRVVYVITNSSAPLTDLQTQQMTKAVQYAHDNGVTLLFGSSSG from the coding sequence ATGTTGCTCTTGCCACTCACTACCTGGACTGCTTCCTCCGGGACTCAACCGTCCCAGTATCAAGCTGTCCAGATCAACGGGGGAACTTCAGGCGTCGCCTACACCTTCACCAACGACGCCCAGGGCAACCGCGTCACGACCAGCTCCAGCGGCGCGACCATCCGAACCGCCACCTGGGACATCAACAACCACCTCCCGCAACTCGCCACCGAAACCAACGCCACAGGCGCGGTCACCGGCGACTACGGCTACGACCCCCTCGGCCTACCCCAGTCCCAGCGGACCAGCGGTGCCACCTCCTACGACCACCACGACTGGCTCGGCTCCATCACCGACCTGACCGACGCCAACGGCATCCAGCAGACCCGGATGTCCTACGACGCCTTCGGCCAGCAGACCACCACAGCCATCACCAGCAACGCACCGACCAGCGCCTTCGGCTTCGCCGGCCAGTACAACGACCCCACCCTGACCGGCAACCAGGACGACCGGGCGCGCGAATACAACCCCTCCACCGGACGGTTCACCGGGCGCGACCCACTCTCCGCATCCGCGCCGTACGGGTCGGCCTACGCGTACGCCGCCAACGCACCGACGCTCCACACGGACCCCAGCGGCATGGCCCCGACGGACCCAGACGACCCGAACGACGTACCGTCACTGGGCGACCTCGACCCGGAGAACATGTCCCCGTGGCAGGCGATCGGCAGCGGCCTGAAAGCCGGCTTCAAAATGCCGTTCCAGTTCGTCGGCGATATCTGGGATGCCTTCACAGGGCAAAACGGAGGCGCCCACGGATTCGTCGACAAGTACCTCCCAATCAACCAAGCCCGAGCGGAATACATCGCGGCTGCCAAGCTCCGCTCCTTCGGCTGCAACAACGTCGCCGACCTCGTCCAGAAACACGCCGACGAACTCTCCACGCAGGTCGTCCTCAATCTACTCGGCGGGCTCGACAGCTGGGCAAGCCGAGCGTTCGGCGACCGCGAACCGTGGTCCTCGGCCGTGGCCGGATCCGGTAGCGGGGCAGCTGCAGCCGTACCGGATGTGCAGGACCTCGGCGCCATGACAAACTTGGGAGAGACCAGCATTTGGGAGCTCTCGTCTCGCGATAAGGGGCTGGCCTTTGAGGAGCACATGGGCTTCTCGAACCTTCCGGCCGGATACAAGGCATTCGATCAGTTCGAGCCGGACACCGGGATCGCCCTGAGCCTTAAGTCGATGGACACCACCCTGCCGAGCTTCCAGCGTGCCGGAATGTTCTTCCAGCGACTGAAAAGCGCCATCGACGATGCTAAAAACTATGATGGCGACGAACGTCGCAATCCTGGAGTCTTGACCCCGGATATGATCAAACAGCGCGTAGTTTACGTCATCACAAACTCAAGCGCGCCCCTCACGGACCTGCAGACACAGCAGATGACCAAGGCGGTACAATATGCCCACGATAACGGAGTGACGCTGCTATTCGGCAGCTCTTCCGGCTAG
- a CDS encoding transposase encodes MSGKSNMSKRYTAEFKRDAIALVRSSPHRNVTDIARELGVSPEGLRGWVKQAKVDRGEGAPGALTTAEKDELQRLRRENREQQQTIEILKKAAAFFAKETMK; translated from the coding sequence GTGAGTGGCAAGAGCAACATGAGCAAGCGGTACACGGCGGAGTTCAAGCGGGACGCGATCGCGCTCGTCCGGTCCTCGCCCCATCGGAACGTCACCGATATCGCCCGGGAGCTGGGCGTGAGTCCGGAGGGGCTTCGCGGCTGGGTGAAACAGGCGAAGGTCGACCGCGGCGAGGGGGCGCCAGGCGCGCTGACGACGGCGGAGAAGGACGAGCTCCAGCGGCTGCGCAGGGAGAACCGGGAACAGCAGCAGACGATCGAGATCTTGAAAAAAGCCGCGGCCTTCTTCGCGAAGGAGACGATGAAGTAG
- a CDS encoding CHAT domain-containing protein has product MRAAMAAPDREIPFFGDSPESVLSLETLGNVAEIVYDARDRLAPGTAGGEEADLEAIYLAACFHWARCQHLPAAESRPDHDASVFLFSVVHAVRPDAVPQPRRSHFAALTPPLQPPGEVMHAVAVVLFLQSVQARDRDRLAQAAMMIQQAREMLPTHQLDPAITFNLGSAYAELFALGGNSDFIKMAVAMMREAIAACPADRPVPEAMLVALKRARAAVPPSAVADEAGSAGAVAHYTRDGDPARLDVLIADTRRALRPPTVPTADRVTALAQLGDWLRMRFEVRGDLEDLQESIDCLQEALDTGQDPALRALAASSLSLAHLDRFTGTQDHADLERATVLGRSALAGSNPLSETHGQVLTNLGAVLQARFHAHGDLADLGEAVRHLEYAVAATSYQQHDHAVMRIKLAVALRTRARGTGAAADLDRAVQLLRGVAELPPADGPHQQLARLELGATLTVAAQGADGLIAAAAQYRATALTPTHDVRTRLIAAHAWGLHSAVVGDLRQAGSAFRVALDDLLPKLTGRALGRSSQETQLRVAGSIACDAAAVEIRAGRPAEALVRLEQGRGVLLAQALRLRGRYAELAEASAELADRFELVCMRLVEEPGTAEERRTAAEEYDRVVADIRTLPGFTRFQMPLEWPRLRSAAAHGPVVVLNVSQLGCDAILLRPASSRTMLGALLRRPARTRTIVEVVPLAGVTEREIADRARGFLAAVAALAAAATPFADRLAHDRTVTQTLRWLGEYVTGPVLSRLGLDRPVAPGQQWPRLWWCPTGPLSLLPLHAARRPTGDGRTDDTGGYLDDLVVSSYTPTLEALLHARERSAPALQRWSAVAVGVSQAPPLAPDTLVHQPLPAVEEELAALDELPARRLRLNDTQATPQAVLAALRTHTHAHLACHGVYDPAAPSNSRLLLHGGSLTVRDLTTERLSDAEFAYLSACHTAAPGDALLDEMITLASAFQLCGYRQVIGALWTVADAIAPQLAREVYRTMATARPGTDAAHALHRAARQLRSQPHYAAPLFWASVIHIGP; this is encoded by the coding sequence ATGCGGGCAGCCATGGCCGCGCCCGACCGGGAGATCCCGTTCTTCGGCGACTCGCCGGAGTCCGTGCTGTCCCTGGAGACGCTTGGCAACGTGGCCGAGATCGTCTACGACGCACGCGACCGCCTGGCACCCGGCACGGCCGGCGGGGAAGAGGCGGACCTGGAGGCGATCTACCTCGCCGCCTGCTTCCACTGGGCGCGCTGTCAGCACCTTCCGGCGGCGGAGTCCAGGCCGGACCACGATGCGTCCGTCTTCCTGTTCTCGGTGGTGCACGCGGTGCGGCCGGACGCCGTTCCGCAACCGCGCCGCAGCCACTTCGCAGCTCTGACACCCCCGTTGCAACCCCCAGGAGAGGTGATGCACGCGGTGGCCGTCGTGCTGTTTCTCCAGAGCGTGCAGGCCCGGGACCGGGACCGGCTGGCCCAGGCGGCGATGATGATCCAGCAGGCTCGGGAGATGCTGCCGACGCACCAGCTCGACCCGGCGATCACCTTCAACCTGGGCTCCGCCTACGCCGAACTCTTCGCCCTCGGCGGGAACAGCGACTTCATCAAGATGGCGGTCGCGATGATGCGGGAGGCCATCGCCGCCTGTCCGGCCGATCGGCCGGTGCCCGAAGCGATGCTGGTCGCCCTGAAGAGGGCGCGCGCCGCAGTACCGCCGTCCGCCGTGGCGGACGAGGCCGGCTCCGCCGGTGCGGTGGCGCACTACACGCGGGACGGGGACCCGGCTCGGCTCGACGTGCTCATCGCCGACACGCGTCGGGCCCTGCGCCCGCCGACCGTGCCGACGGCGGACCGCGTCACTGCCCTCGCGCAACTGGGCGACTGGCTGCGCATGCGGTTCGAGGTCAGGGGCGATCTGGAGGACCTCCAGGAGTCGATCGACTGCCTGCAGGAGGCCCTCGACACCGGTCAGGACCCGGCGCTGCGGGCCCTGGCCGCATCCTCCCTCAGCCTCGCCCACCTGGACCGGTTCACCGGTACGCAGGACCACGCCGATCTCGAACGGGCGACCGTGCTCGGCCGGTCCGCGCTGGCGGGCAGCAACCCGCTGTCCGAGACCCACGGCCAGGTCCTCACCAACCTGGGCGCCGTACTGCAGGCACGGTTCCACGCCCACGGTGACCTCGCGGACCTCGGCGAGGCCGTTCGGCACCTTGAGTACGCGGTCGCCGCCACCTCGTACCAGCAGCACGACCACGCCGTCATGCGGATCAAACTGGCCGTGGCCCTGCGGACCCGCGCGAGAGGCACCGGAGCGGCCGCCGATCTCGACCGTGCCGTTCAGTTGCTGCGGGGCGTGGCCGAACTGCCCCCGGCCGACGGTCCCCATCAGCAACTGGCCCGCCTGGAACTGGGCGCCACGCTGACCGTGGCCGCCCAGGGAGCCGACGGCCTCATCGCGGCGGCAGCGCAGTACCGCGCCACCGCGCTCACCCCCACGCACGACGTGCGAACCCGGCTGATCGCGGCCCACGCGTGGGGATTGCACAGCGCGGTCGTCGGCGACCTACGGCAGGCCGGTTCGGCGTTCCGGGTGGCGCTGGACGACCTGCTGCCCAAGTTGACCGGACGAGCGCTCGGCAGGTCCTCGCAGGAGACCCAGCTGCGCGTGGCGGGGTCCATAGCGTGCGACGCCGCCGCCGTGGAGATCAGGGCGGGGCGACCTGCCGAGGCACTGGTCCGCCTGGAGCAGGGCCGTGGCGTGCTGCTGGCGCAGGCCTTGCGCCTGCGCGGCCGGTACGCCGAACTCGCCGAGGCATCCGCCGAACTCGCCGACCGCTTCGAATTGGTGTGCATGCGGTTGGTCGAGGAGCCTGGGACAGCCGAGGAGCGCAGAACCGCCGCCGAGGAGTACGACCGCGTGGTGGCGGACATCCGTACCCTCCCGGGGTTCACCCGCTTCCAGATGCCGCTCGAATGGCCGCGTCTGCGGTCCGCGGCAGCGCACGGACCGGTCGTGGTGCTCAACGTCTCCCAACTGGGCTGCGACGCCATCCTGTTGCGCCCGGCCTCGAGCCGCACCATGCTCGGCGCCCTGCTACGGCGCCCGGCCAGGACCCGCACCATCGTCGAAGTGGTACCCCTGGCCGGAGTCACCGAGCGGGAGATCGCCGACCGCGCACGAGGCTTCCTGGCCGCGGTCGCAGCACTGGCCGCCGCCGCCACCCCGTTCGCGGACCGGCTCGCGCACGATCGGACGGTGACGCAGACGCTGCGGTGGCTGGGGGAGTACGTCACCGGCCCGGTGCTCTCCCGGCTCGGGCTGGACCGCCCGGTGGCGCCCGGACAGCAGTGGCCGAGGCTGTGGTGGTGCCCCACCGGGCCGCTCTCCCTGCTGCCGCTGCACGCTGCGCGCCGCCCGACCGGTGACGGGCGCACCGACGACACCGGCGGTTACCTGGACGATCTGGTGGTGTCGTCCTACACGCCCACGCTGGAGGCGCTGTTGCACGCCCGCGAGCGGTCCGCACCGGCGCTGCAACGGTGGTCGGCGGTCGCGGTCGGCGTGTCGCAGGCACCGCCGCTCGCCCCCGACACCCTGGTGCACCAGCCGTTGCCCGCCGTCGAGGAGGAACTGGCGGCACTGGACGAGTTGCCGGCCCGCCGACTCCGGCTCAACGACACCCAGGCGACCCCGCAGGCCGTGCTCGCCGCGCTGCGCACCCACACCCACGCACACCTGGCCTGCCACGGCGTGTACGACCCGGCCGCCCCTTCGAACAGCCGACTGCTGCTGCACGGCGGCAGCCTGACGGTCCGTGATCTCACCACTGAGCGCCTGTCGGACGCGGAGTTCGCCTACCTGTCCGCCTGCCACACCGCCGCTCCGGGCGACGCGCTGCTGGACGAGATGATCACCCTGGCGTCCGCGTTCCAGCTCTGCGGCTACCGCCAGGTGATCGGCGCGCTGTGGACGGTGGCGGACGCGATCGCCCCGCAGCTCGCCCGGGAGGTGTACCGGACGATGGCCACCGCGCGACCTGGCACCGACGCGGCCCACGCGCTGCACCGGGCGGCCCGGCAGCTGCGCAGCCAACCGCACTACGCCGCACCGCTCTTCTGGGCCTCAGTCATCCACATCGGGCCGTGA
- a CDS encoding polyprenyl synthetase family protein, whose amino-acid sequence MPELLQGPELRARVDEVLRAFVRQETELLVAIDVQLEPVAEQLRAAVAEGKRLRAAFAYWGWRAAGQPDSEAMVRAASAMELVHAAAVVHDDLIDDSPIRRGVPTAHLSLRRTVADGPEHEAQGRALAMLVGDLLMSWAGQLLAACGLPAAYLARARPLWATLARELIAGECLEILRTRATPDAESSLEIIRYKTAKYTVEHPLHLGALLGGAPPALLAVFTAYGVPLGEAFQLRDDLLGVFGDPRRTGKSNLDDLAGAKPTALLAHALTGAIPADRARLQALVGRDDLGTAQLDELREIMVRSGARTRVEEMIGERAAAARTALARAALPPRAAGALADLVAAATARTS is encoded by the coding sequence ATGCCTGAGCTGCTGCAGGGCCCAGAGCTCAGGGCGCGGGTCGACGAGGTCCTGCGCGCCTTCGTCCGGCAGGAGACCGAGCTACTGGTCGCCATCGACGTCCAACTGGAGCCGGTGGCGGAGCAGTTGCGTGCGGCCGTGGCGGAGGGCAAACGGTTGCGCGCCGCGTTCGCCTACTGGGGCTGGCGGGCCGCGGGCCAGCCGGACAGCGAGGCCATGGTCCGAGCCGCGTCCGCGATGGAGCTGGTGCACGCGGCAGCCGTGGTCCACGACGACCTGATCGACGACAGTCCGATCCGCCGCGGTGTGCCTACCGCGCACCTGTCCCTGCGCCGGACCGTCGCCGACGGGCCCGAACACGAGGCCCAGGGGCGTGCGTTGGCGATGCTGGTGGGCGATCTGCTGATGTCCTGGGCGGGACAGCTGCTCGCCGCCTGCGGGCTGCCCGCGGCCTACCTGGCGCGGGCCCGCCCGCTGTGGGCCACGCTCGCCCGCGAGCTGATCGCCGGGGAGTGCCTGGAGATCCTGCGCACCCGCGCAACACCGGACGCGGAGAGCTCACTTGAGATCATCCGCTACAAGACCGCGAAATACACCGTCGAGCATCCGCTGCATCTGGGCGCCCTGCTCGGCGGTGCTCCGCCCGCCCTGCTCGCTGTCTTCACCGCCTACGGGGTGCCGCTGGGCGAGGCGTTCCAGCTCCGCGACGACCTGCTCGGCGTCTTCGGCGACCCGCGGCGCACCGGCAAGTCCAACCTGGACGACCTCGCAGGCGCCAAGCCCACGGCGCTGCTCGCCCACGCCCTCACCGGCGCGATACCCGCCGACCGTGCGCGACTCCAGGCCCTGGTGGGCCGTGACGACCTCGGTACCGCCCAACTCGACGAGCTGCGGGAGATCATGGTCCGTTCCGGAGCCCGCACCCGCGTCGAGGAGATGATCGGCGAGCGGGCCGCCGCCGCCCGCACCGCGCTCGCCCGGGCCGCACTCCCGCCGCGGGCCGCAGGCGCGCTCGCCGACCTGGTCGCCGCGGCGACCGCCCGCACCTCCTGA
- a CDS encoding oxygenase MpaB family protein, translated as MTVTPEAMDALRLTGDPLADTVVDALFERGDIGKFNTLMRWVAQTGQPLPEDVPDEAHDYLHATAAPPDWVDWDQMEKARLFFIRNNVHISTALSFASMPACYVVPHVARLLSATHSLDYPSKRMAETGQFTLYLMRPDAFEAGGRFLPAAQKVRLLHASIRHHLRRENRWDEAALGVPICQEDMIGGQMMFSIQVLDALHRMGIHISNEGADAYFYAWRVVGAIVGIDTRAAPADLAEARDFSDLYMARHMGPSDEGATLTRQLIDLYEQVVPGTLLDPVVPALIRYLIGDTCADWLQVPRSTWDKAITLAPTLLGILERIEDSSPLGAWALDRLGDLTTRFELSSLTRGRVMQYAIPEHLHDEHGVTSTKHRTDPWTPPPLSSRLPA; from the coding sequence ATGACCGTGACACCTGAAGCGATGGACGCCCTGCGCCTGACGGGCGACCCGCTGGCCGACACCGTCGTGGACGCGCTGTTCGAGCGCGGTGACATCGGCAAGTTCAACACCCTGATGCGCTGGGTCGCCCAGACCGGCCAGCCACTGCCCGAGGACGTCCCCGACGAGGCCCACGACTACCTGCACGCCACCGCCGCCCCACCCGACTGGGTGGACTGGGACCAGATGGAGAAGGCCCGGCTCTTCTTCATCCGCAACAACGTCCACATCTCCACCGCGCTGTCCTTCGCCTCGATGCCCGCCTGCTACGTCGTGCCGCACGTCGCCCGCCTGCTCAGCGCCACCCACTCACTGGACTACCCCTCCAAGCGGATGGCCGAGACCGGCCAGTTCACCCTCTACCTGATGCGGCCCGACGCCTTCGAAGCCGGCGGCAGGTTCCTCCCGGCCGCCCAGAAGGTCCGCCTGCTGCACGCCTCCATCCGCCACCACCTGCGCCGCGAGAACCGCTGGGACGAAGCCGCCCTCGGCGTGCCGATCTGCCAGGAGGACATGATCGGCGGTCAGATGATGTTCTCCATCCAGGTGCTGGACGCCCTGCACCGGATGGGCATCCACATCTCCAACGAGGGTGCCGACGCCTACTTCTACGCCTGGCGGGTGGTCGGCGCCATCGTCGGCATCGACACCCGCGCCGCCCCCGCCGATCTGGCCGAGGCCCGCGACTTCTCCGACCTCTACATGGCCCGCCACATGGGCCCCTCCGACGAAGGCGCCACGCTCACCCGCCAACTCATCGACCTCTACGAGCAGGTCGTGCCCGGCACCCTGCTCGACCCGGTCGTCCCCGCTCTGATCCGCTACCTGATCGGCGACACCTGCGCCGACTGGCTCCAAGTCCCGCGCTCCACCTGGGACAAGGCCATCACCCTCGCCCCCACCCTGCTCGGCATCCTGGAGCGCATCGAGGACTCCTCCCCGCTCGGAGCCTGGGCGCTGGACCGCCTCGGCGACCTCACCACCCGCTTCGAACTCAGCTCCCTCACCCGCGGCCGGGTCATGCAGTACGCCATCCCCGAACACCTCCACGACGAACACGGCGTCACCTCCACCAAACACCGCACCGACCCCTGGACCCCGCCCCCGCTCTCCAGCCGACTCCCCGCCTGA
- a CDS encoding J-domain-containing protein, which yields MTERKPPGLSFESWIDKQIREATERGEFDNLSGAGKPLRNENQPYHEMWWVREKMERENLTYMPPSMAIRSEVEEAVETARKAPSERVLRQILTEVNEKIDAAMRRPLEGPPLHLAPVDIEAAVREWKQKRQR from the coding sequence ATGACGGAACGCAAGCCACCAGGTCTCAGCTTCGAGAGCTGGATCGACAAGCAGATCCGAGAAGCGACAGAACGTGGCGAGTTCGACAACCTGTCCGGCGCGGGCAAGCCGCTCCGTAACGAGAACCAGCCGTACCACGAGATGTGGTGGGTCCGGGAGAAGATGGAGCGCGAGAACCTGACCTACATGCCGCCGTCCATGGCGATCCGTAGTGAGGTTGAGGAGGCGGTCGAGACTGCTCGGAAGGCGCCGTCGGAGCGTGTGCTGCGCCAGATCCTCACAGAGGTCAACGAGAAGATCGATGCTGCGATGCGGCGCCCGTTGGAGGGCCCGCCGCTCCACCTCGCGCCGGTGGACATCGAGGCAGCCGTCAGGGAGTGGAAGCAGAAGCGCCAGCGGTAG